From a single Pochonia chlamydosporia 170 chromosome Unknown PCv3seq00010, whole genome shotgun sequence genomic region:
- a CDS encoding protein kinase, catalytic domain-containing protein (similar to Metarhizium robertsii ARSEF 23 XP_007824518.1): MITDIPTPTLFIRATTTTLATSATCTTAVPDANGYVPPDACNANYGFYPRWEDNVAFAIAFGLTTAAHVVQSIVLKKPFGWVIIMGALWECFCFILRTLGAKDQQNSTYVTLSTLLFLLAPLWINAFAYMVVARLIYFLHPKQQALGISARWLAKGFVTADVISFVVQAVGGALMADQHNVENADLGRKIYMVGVGIQLFFVLIFVVVVVSFYRQISHDIRTGTLKNRNRWIRPLIGVIFLVLVLIIVRIIFRFIEFSGGVSSSNQILRHEAYQLYLDALPMLLALASLNLIHPGMVLKGPESSFPKSKIKWWKGRSSAFEPLALQSFDRRENHSSNLSEYRLGGYHPVCIDDRLNRRYRIVHKLGHGAFSTAWLAIDEKTTKYVALKLGTADADRTELGILSHITHSLANRSIGEGKPSLIPVILDRFDLTGPNGTHPCLITVPARCSLQDAREAAGSRLFQLHVARSLAAQLVMAVSLVHDAGYAHGDLHLGNLLLQLPSSLNNLSIEQLYARYGEPEHEPVIRLDTETTSTEPGVPLYAVPSAWLGVPSNNITLGEAKLILSDFGVSFRPSDKTRFESYTPLVLRPPEAFFEPGTPLTFASDIWSLGCVIFELLAHRSLIDGFLAPQDEIIAQQVELQGRMPPDWWGKWEERPEWYDEAGRPLSNASDFWPWERRFEQWVQSPRRSRGMETIGKDEQDALFKLLQWMLAWKPSERPDITEVLKADWITRWALPAYQKGLEEGANNFANLYTLRKQQTLAHHYAYCVLKSSYCRFNFDDIRLHGTF, from the exons ATGATTACAGATATTCCAACGCCGACTCTGTTCATAAGagcaaccaccacaacctTAGCCACAAGTGCAACTTGTACAACGGCAGTGCCAGATGCAAATGGCTACGTTCCTCCAGACGCGTGCAACGCCAATTACGGATTCTATCCTCGGTGGGAAGACAATGTAGCATTTGCAATTGCCTTTGGCCTCACGACCGCCGCACACGTCGTACAGTCCATTGTGCTGAAAAAG CCGTTTGGTTGGGTCATCATCATGGGGGCGCTATGGGAATGCTTTTGCTTCATCCTGCGGACACTGGGTGCGAAGGACCAGCAAAACTCTACATATGTTACGCTGTCGACTCTGTTGTTCTTGCTTGCACCGTTAT GGATAAACGCATTCGCATACATGGTCGTCGCTCGCCTCATCTACTTCCTCCATCCGAAACAACAAGCCCTCGGAATCTCAGCTCGCTGGCTCGCAAAAGGCTTCGTCACTGCAGATGTCATATCATTTGTCGTCCAGGCCGTTGGTGGTGCCTTGATGGCTGATCAGCATAACGTTGAGAACGCTGACCTCGGACGCAAGATTTACATGGTCGGTGTAGGAATCCAGCTCTTCTTTGTGCTCATATttgttgtcgttgttgtCTCCTTTTACCGCCAAATATCTCACGACATTCGGACCGGCACATTGAAGAACCGAAATCGGTGGATACGTCCGTTGATTGGAGTTATTTTTCTAGTTCTTGTTCTCATCATT GTACGAATCATTTTCCGATTTATAGAGTTCAGCGGCGGTGTCTCTTCCTCAAATCAGATTCTTCGACACGAGGCATATCAGCTGTATCTTGATGCGCTGCCGATGCTTCTTGCGCTTGCGTCGTTGAACTTGATTCATCCTGGTATGGTGTTGAAAGGACCGGAAAGCAGTttccccaagtccaagattAAGTGGTGGAAGGGTCGTTCATCAGCTTTCGAACCACTCGCTCTTCAGTCTTTTGACCGACGCGAGAATCATTCTAGCA ATCTCAGTGAGTACCGATTGGGCGGCTATCATCCGGTGTGTATCGACGATCGACTCAACAGACGGTATCGAATAGTGCACAAGCTTGGTCACGGGGCGTTCTCTACTGCCTggcttgccattgatgaGAAGACGACAAAATACGTCGCCCTTAAGCTTGGCACGGCGGATGCGGACCGCACTGAGCTTGGTATTCTGTCTCATATCACACATAGTCTTGCCAACCGCAGCATCGGGGAGGGCAAGCCGTCACTAATTCCAGTCATTCTTGATcggtttgacttgactgggcCAAATGGCActcatccatgtctcatcACCGTCCCGGCACGCTGCAGTTTGCAGGACGCAAGGGAGGCAGCAGGTAGCCGCTTATTTCAGCTTCACGTTGCCAGATCTCTTGCTGCGCAACTAGTCATGGCCGTGTCCCTCGTCCATGATGCAGGTTATGCCCACGGAG atctccatcttggcaaCCTTCTCTTACAGCTGCCCTCGTCGCTTAACAACTTATCAATAGAGCAACTCTACGCACGGTACGGTGAGCCGGAGCATGAGCCAGTAATTCGTCTTGACACCgagacaacatcaacagAACCTGGGGTTCCCTTGTACGCCGTGCCATCAGCATGGTTGGGCGTACCAAGCAATAATATAACCTTAGGCGAGGCGAAATTAATACTTAGTGATTTTGGGGTTTCTTTCCGCCCGTCCGACAAGACGCGATTTGAGTCGTACACACCGCTTGTGCTCCGCCCACCAGAGGCGTTCTTTGAACCAGGAACGCCCCTCACGTTTGCTTCTGACATCTGGAGCCTGGGCTGTGTAATTTTTGAGCTTCTGGCCCATAGATCGCTTATTGACGGGTTCCTTGCTCCCCAAGATGAGATTATAGCGCAGCAGGTAGAACTGCAAGGACGAATGCCACCTGACTGGTGGGGAAAATGGGAAGAGCGGCCGGAGTGGTACGATGAAGCAGGCAGACCGTTGAGCAATGCGTCTGACTTTTGGCCATGGGAACGGCGGTTTGAGCAGTGGGTGCAAAGCCCGCGGCGGTCTAGAGGCATGGAAACCATTGGTAAAGATGAGCAGGATGCCCTATTTAAACTTCTGCAATGGATGCTCGCTTGGAAGCCAAGCGAACGACCGGACATAACTGAGGTATTAAAGGCGGACTGGATAACAAGATGGGCTCTACCCGCCTACCAGAAGGGCTTGGAAGAGGGCGCAAACAATTTCGCAAATCTCTATACCCTTCGTAAACAACAAACTCTTGCTCACCATTATGCTTATTGCGTGTTGAAATCTTCATATTGCAgattcaactttgatgaTATACGGCTGCACGGCACGTTTTGA
- a CDS encoding lipase precursor (similar to Metarhizium robertsii ARSEF 23 XP_007819316.1), whose protein sequence is MYFSKPTTTLYNSLLTILSITPILAAPASTPTQLDATTLQQIDTFARYSSAAYCRNVIDSTVNSTVCSNQPLSSCGLLADATTVAEFNGDRTISGYIAVSKSQKLIVVSFRGTGPDSFRDVMNDIKFCLKDPRSLLTGLKNTVKAICGVLPNTPAEENDKVLPLCDNCTVHTGFWAAFRGIKDETMRVVNQQRQQNPGFAVVTTGHSLGGAVATITGAYIRKSGINTDIYTYGSPRVGDAAFADFVSTQPNGKTFRITNGADPVTVIPGIVAGYAHTTPEFWFPNGVEQPDNMQICEGVLNVSCSAQFLVNPLKLGDHSSSKYTKGFDACRERKGRAIDPEKPDIITAEDIDQWKRQGLVDNSTTPITEG, encoded by the exons ATGTATTTCTCAaagccaaccacaacccTATACAACTCtctcctcaccatcctctCAATAACGCCCATCCTTGCTGCTCCTGCCTCGACACCAACTCAACTAGATGCCACAACGCTCCAGCAAATCGACACCTTCGCCCGCTACTCATCCGCAGCATACTGCAGAAACGTAATAGATTCCACCGTCAACAGCACAGTATGCAGCAACCAGCCCCTCAGTTCCTGCGGACTCCTTGCCGACGCCACTACCGTCGCTGAATTCAACGGCGACCGCACCATCTCCGGTTATATAGCAGTGAGCAAGAGCCAGAAACTCATTGTCGTGAGCTTCCGTGGCACAGGCCCCGACAGCTTCAGAGATGTCATGAATGATATCAAGTTTTGTTTGAAGGATCCAAGGTCGTTACTTACTGGGTTGAAGAATACTGTGAAGGCTATCTGTGGAGTGTTGCCCAA TACACCCGCCGAAGAGAATGACAAAGTTCTGCCCCTCTGCGATAACTGTACTGTCCACACGGGCTTCTGGGCCGCCTTTCGTGGCATAAAGGACGAGACGATGAGAGTCGTAAATCAACAGCGCCAACAAAATCCCGGATTTGCAGTCGTTACAACAGGTCACTCACTCGGTGGAGCCGTCGCCACAATTACCGGTGCATATATCCGCAAGAGCGGTATTAATACCGATATATACACATATGGTTCCCCACGTGTAGGAGACGCAGCCTTCGCAGACTTCGTTTCTACCCAACCCAACGGCAAGACGTTTCGCATAACCAACGGTGCAGACCCTGTCACCGTGATTCCTGGGATAGTTGCAGGATATGCACATACCACGCCGGAATTTTGGTTTCCTAATGGGGTTGAGCAGCCGGATAATATGCAGATCTGCGAGGGCGTGCTCAATGTCTCTTGCAGCGCCCAATTTCTAGTCAACCCGTTAAAGTTAGGGGACCATTCAAGCTCCAAGTATACAAAGGGCTTTGATGCTTGTCGTGAGCGGAAAGGAAGGGCTATCGATCCTGAGAAGCCGGATATTATTACTGCGGAGGATATTGACCAGTGGAAGAGGCAAGGGCTAGTGGATAATAGCACCACGCCTATTACTGAGGGTTGA
- a CDS encoding salicylate hydroxylase protein (similar to Eutypa lata UCREL1 XP_007798246.1) gives MSESIRIAILGGGLAGASLLHALLKHPHLDVHIFESAAQFKEAGAAVGISRNGLTALDLMGSSAAECLERAGAVPQKGVRFMLAQGEGCNNMIDEARDEDGQRLTSIVHRAAFLRELLSGAPVERMHASKKLERVDRGQDGHGPLTLHFTDGTTHECDILVGADGIHSTVRKIILGEDDAAANPRNAGWWAVMALKPYEDARSSIGQGPVDVEDAREYMWVGKDAYLLHNVLNQGKQESTLVQLVICAFDEDAVGSNQWHRMVSAEEIKRLYQDWPPHLNKAIDELLCDQPQQPAMYLWDHPPARTYASGPICVIGDAAHATTPWQGSGCSMSIEDALVLSTLLGRSKTLEEATLALRVYDQVRRPRTQRIVESSRGTGVIMTGRGDETGLDLAKLKEKLLPRWDFILDFDNAEARDEAIKIMDGGDNLRFTASGIAGSAGPAIELGIFDLARWIGYFFTQCLGVYKLEITGCLAPFAPADPVDDSSKPRFGHANDSAILSTMSFIGGGDVLSAAAVATVAVDVIVHPMDTMITRIQSPAYKSQYRQLNGMFHRNLFLGLYQGFGPTLLAGIPASAAFFSVYEGSKTLFDRAQKAGHLQFVPLPVVHAAGGAAADLVACAIINPAEVLKQNAQVSKKEGLSPGQRSHVGQALRQFSRQPTRLWTGYTMLVASSLPGTSLTFTLYEWFKQKMMRDNKNLAHDIPYQMKVSAVSAAVAAGCVSCMFVPVDVVKTRMRLAAGEGNNKPPAAKLGPIAVARSIFRTEGVRGLFRGLSLTFIASMFGAGLYLGCYEGCKLYMASDKDKDDGREFTG, from the exons ATGTCTGAATCTATCCGAATTGCCATCCTGGGCGGAGGTTTGGCAGGTGCCTCTTTGTTGCATGCACTGCTTAAGCATCCTCATTTGGACGTGCACATCTTCGAGTCGGCCGCTCAATTCAAAGAAGCCGGTGCTGCAGTTGGAATCTCCCGCAATGGCCTCACTGCTCTCGATCTGATGGGATCATCCGCGGCTGAATGCCTGGAACGTGCCGGCGCAGTTCCCCAGAAAGGAGTTCGATTCATGCTCGCGCAGGGCGAGGGATGCAACAACATGATTGACGAGGCgagagatgaagatggccaaCGCCTAACGAGCATTGTCCATCGCGCAGCGTTTCTCAGGGAATTGCTTAGCGGCGCGCCGGTTGAGCGAATGCATGCGTCCAAGAAGTTAGAGAGAGTTGACAGAGGACAAGACGGGCATGGACCTCTGACTCTGCATTTCACGGATGGAACAACACATGAGTGCGACATACTCGTCGGGGCAGATGGCATTCACAGTACCGTGCGCAAGATCATCCTAGGTGAAGACGATGCTGCTGCGAATCCAAGAAACGCTGGATGGTGGGCGGTCATGGCCTTGAAGCCATATGAAGATGCGAGGTCGAGCATCGGCCAGGGACCTGTTgacgttgaagatgctcGCGAGTACATGTGGGTTGGTAAGGACGCGTATCTGCTGCACAATGTCTTGAATCAGGGGAAACAAGAAAGCACATTAGTGCAGTTGGTAATCTGTGCCTTTGACGAGGACGCCGTTGGGTCTAATCAGTGGCACCGAATGGTGAGCGCCGAGGAAATCAAGAGGTTGTATCAGGACTGGCCGCCTCACTTGAACAAGGCGATTGATGAG CTCCTTTGTGatcagccacagcagcctgCCATGTATCTCTGGGACCATCCGCCTGCTCGCACGTATGCCTCTGGTCCGATATGTGTCATTGGCGATGCTGCTCATGCCACCACGCCGTGGCAGGGATCTGGCTGCAGTATGTCCATAGAGGATGCTCTCGTTCTGTCTACTCTGCTGGGCCGATCTAAAACCCTAGAGGAGGCGACTCTTGCCTTGCGAGTGTATGACCAGGTCCGCCGACCCCGGACACAGCGCATTGTAGAGTCGAGCAGAGGCACGGGAGTCATCATGACTGGGCGAGGAGACGAGACTGGGCTGGATCTGGCAAAGCTTAAGGAGAagctgttgccaagatgggaCTTTATtctcgactttgacaacgCGGAGGCTCGCGACGAGGCGATCAAGATTatggatggtggtgat AACCTCAGGTTCACGGCATCGGGCATCGCGGGCTCCGCGGGTCCGGCCATAGAACTTGGTATCTTCGACTTGGCAAGATGGATCGGCTACTTCTTCACTCAATGCCTCGGTGTATATAAGCTTGAAAT CACCGGGTGCTTGGCTCCTTTCGCGCCTGCAGATCCTGTCGACGATTCTTCAAAACCCCGATTCGGACATGCAAATGACAGCGCGATACTCTCCACCATGAGCTtcatcggcggcggcgatgtACTGTCG GCTGCTGCGGTCGCCACAGTCGCAGTCGACGTGATAGTTCATCCCATGGACACCATGATCACAAGGATCCAATCTCCAGCCTACAAGTCTCAATACCGACAGCTAAATGGCATGTTCCACCGGAATCTCTTCCTCGGGCTTTATCAGGGCTTTGGACCAACATTGCTGGCGGGTAtaccagcatcagcagcattTTTCTCTGTCTACGAGGGTTCAAAGACCCTGTTCGATAGAGCCCAGAAAGCAGGCCACTTGCAATTCGTTCCTCTTCCGGTTGTTCACGCCGCAGGCGGCGCGGCAGCAGATCTCGTGGCCTGCGCAATCATCAACCCGGCTGAAGTGCTCAAGCAGAACGCGCAAGTCTCCAAGAAAGAGGGCCTATCGCCTGGTCAACGTTCCCACGTTGGACAGGCATTGCGGCAGTTTTCAAGGCAGCCGACGCGGCTGTGGACAGGATACACAATGCTGGTGGCTAGTTCTTTGCCCGGGACAAGTTTGACATTTACTCTGTATGAATGGTTCaagcagaagatgatgcggGACAACAAAAATTTGGCACATGATATTCCGTATCAGATGAAGGTTAGTGCTGTGAGCGCGGCTGTAGCTGCGGGTTGTGTTTCCTGCATGTTTGTGCCTGTAGATGTGGTtaagacgaggatgagatTGGCTGCTGGCGAGGGTAACAATAAGCCGCCCGCAGCTAAGTTGGGCCCAATCGCTGTGGCAAGAAGCATTTTTCGAACAGAAGGCGTACGTGGTTTGTTTCGAGGGCTGTCGTTGACTTTCATTGCAAGCATGTTTGGCGCTGGATTATATTTGGGCTGCTACGAGGGCTGTAAATTATACATGGCCagcgacaaggacaaggacgaTGGTAGGGAGTTTACTGGATAG
- a CDS encoding C6 transcription factor (similar to Metarhizium robertsii ARSEF 23 XP_007825461.2), translating to MARYSASPNSDGSSTDSMFLTPLRQPSVSTESDAITTPSRTDENETSDAEKQPPKRKRKPVPGKGFHKSKRGCFNCKRRRVKCSEAKPECRGCSRMGLTCIYPESPSPTPDKSHGSSIANAKAGVNLDHLRFFRHFLLEAYPPAPHGTEAVWHNVAALSSEASNAILGLAAQHLTLFHGTDYSIQALDLRVAAINGLNEALSQPCLTSTDADARYAAIIALTYQSAYMPDAMMEFIMMMRGWMFIQTKLVPDPEMSMFRDFTREAFVGSMRQHVELQRNDKATIALDDFLASLHIVRSLCQGTGEIKYLSALERLGRLAKESPMEAFLEIVPCYALTNKMTEDEFKAFTLPSNGTARVLLAHFLMLNYALEMQFLGPTPKHFAFCKQISTAWVIRVAASLPPKFQQHMMWPLGMASGSMGM from the exons ATGGCCCGATACAGCGCATCTCCCAATTCTGATGGGAGCAGCACCGATTCTATGTTTTTGACGCCTCTCAGACAACCCTCTGTTTCGACCGAGAGTGATGCGATTACAACACCATCCAGGACAGACGAGAACGAAACATCGGATGCTGAAAAACAGCCGcccaaaagaaagagaaaaccAGTTCCCGGCAAAGGATTTCACAAGTCAAAACGGGGTTGTTTCAACTGCAAGCGACGTAGAGTCAAGTGCTCTGAAGCCAAACCAGAATGTCGCGGATGCAGCCGCATGGGATTAACCTGCATCTACCCAGAATCCCCTTCACCTACACCCGATAAATCGCACGGATCTTCTATTGCGAATGCGAAAGCTGGCGTCAATCTCGACCACTTGCGCTTCTTCCGACACTTCCTGCTCGAAGCTTATCCGCCTGCGCCGCATGGCACGGAAGCTGTCTGGCACAATGTCGCGGCGTTGTCTAGCGAGGCAT CAAACGCCATATTGGGCCTCGCTGCTCAGCACCTCACGCTGTTTCACGGCACCGACTATTCCATCCAGGCGCTCGACTTGCGAGTCGCTGCGATCAATGGATTAAACGAGGCTCTCTCACAACCTTGTCTGACGTCCACCGATGCAGACGCTCGATACGCAGCCATCATAGCACTGACATATCAATCTGCGTACATGCCTGATGCAATGATGGAATTTATAATGATGATGCGTGGCTGGATGTTTATCCAGACGAAGCTTGTTCCGGATCCCGAAATGTCCATGTTCCGCGACTTTACGAGGGAAGCTTTCGTCGGCAGTATGAGGCAACACGTTGAGCTTCAAAGAAACGATAAGGCCACGATTGCACTGGACGATTTCCTCGCCTCGCTTCACATTGTTCGATCGCTTTGTCAAGGAACCGGTGAGATTAAATATCTTTCTGCGCTTGAGAGACTAGGCCGTCTGGCGAAAGAGTCACCAATGGAAG CCTTTCTAGAAATTGTTCCCTGCTACGCGTTGACGAATAAAATGACGGAAGACGAGTTTAAAGCATTCACGCTGCCTTCCAACGGCACTGCACGAGTTCTACTCGCACACTTCCTCATGCTGAATTACGCGCTGGAGATGCAATTTCTCGGTCCCACGCCCAAACACTTTGCGTTTTGTAAACAGATTAGTACGGCGTGGGTTATACGGGTAGCGGCGAGTTTGCCGCCCAAGTTTCAGCAGCATATGATGTGGCCGTTGGGAATGGCGTCCGGTTCGATGGGGATGTGA
- a CDS encoding acid phosphatase (similar to Neosartorya fischeri NRRL 181 XP_001262712.1), whose translation MVALLTYAQGVLFLAVGVIAKANLPPIPSDLTTPVQQRIAVNGPNSITVSWNTYKQLGQACVKYGGSDCSLTQQVCSSTSGATYPSSRTWFNSVTITGLSPATKYCYQIVSTNSTKATFLSPRLAGDKTPFSINAIIDLGVYGEDGYTIEMDETKRDTIPYIPPSLNHTTIKRLADTINDYEFVIHPGDLAYADDWILKGHNAFDSKNAFQAILEQFYDQLAPISSRKPYMASPGNHEAACQEIPHLTGLCPAGQKNFTDFMTRFGSSMPTSFTSTSRDAAAKVNANKAKQLAKPPFWFSFEYGMAHIVMIDTETDFADAPDGPDGSAGLNSGPFGGPNQQLQFLEADLASVDRTVTPWVIVAGHRPWYTTGDGPCKPCQTAFEGLFYKYGVDLGVFGHVHNSQRFMPVVNGTADAAGLNNPKAPMYIVAGGAGNIEGLSAVGTKPAYTAFAYADDFSYATISFLDTQNLKVNFYRSSTGELLDSSTLHKAHDKQFVVQ comes from the exons ATGGTTGCTTTGCTCACCTACGCCCAGGGCGTCTTGTTTCTGGCTGTTGGAGTGATTGCCAAGGCCAATCTGCCGCCGATTCCGTCCGATTTGACTACCCCAGTTCAACAACGAATTGCCGTCAATGGACCCAACA GCATCACCGTTAGTTGGAACACATACAAGCAGTTGGGTCAGGCTTGCGTCAAATACGGCGGATCTGACTGCTCACTGACGCAGCAAGTTTGCTCGAGTACTTCTGGCGCCACATACCCATCATCTCGTACTTGGTTTAACTCAGTTACCATCACTGGCCTGTCTCCGGCCACAAAGTATTGCTACCAGATTGTGTCGACCAACTCTACAAAGGCAACCTTCCTCAGTCCTCGTCTGGCAGGTGACAAGACGCCCTTCTCGATCAATGCCATTATCGATCTCGGCGTCTACGGCGAGGATGGGTACACCATTGAGATGGACGAGACGAAGCGGGATACCATTCCGTATATCCCTCCGTCTCTAAACCACACAACCATTAAGCGACTTGCCGATACCATCAACGACTACGAGTTCGTGATCCATCCCGGTGATCTGGCTTATGCCGATGACTGGATTCTCAAGGGTCACAATGCCTTTGACAGCAAGAATGCCTTCCAGGCTATTTTGGAGCAGTTCTACGACCAACTTGCGCCCATTTCCTCGCGCAAGCCGTACATGGCCAGCCCAGGCAATCACGAAGCTGCATGCCAGGAGATTCCGCACTTGACGGGTCTTTGCCCGGCAGGTCAGAAGAATTTCACCGATTTTATGACCAGGTTCGGCAGCAGCATGCCCACTTCATTTACATCCACGTCCCgcgatgccgccgccaaagtAAACgccaacaaggccaagcaaCTAGCCAAGCCCCCATTCTGGTTCTCCTTCGAGTACGGAATGGCACATATAGTCATGATTGACACCGAGACCGATTTCGCGGACGCTCCCGACGGTCCCGACGGTTCTGCCGGTCTCAACAGCGGACCATTCGGCGGTCCAAACCAGCAACTCCAGTTCCTCGAGGCAGATCTCGCCTCTGTTGATCGCACCGTAACCCCTTGGGTCATTGTTGCTGGCCACCGCCCGTGGTACACGACTGGTGATGGCCCATGCAAGCCTTGCCAGACGGCATTTGAGGGTCTCTTCTACAAGTACGGCGTTGATCTCGGTGTATTCGGCCACGTCCACAACTCTCAGCGCTTCATGCCCGTGGTCAACGGAACCGCTGATGCGGCCGGTTTGAATAATCCCAAGGCCCCCATGTACATCGtcgctggtggtgctggcaaTATCGAGGGTTTGAGTGCCGTCGGAACGAAGCCTGCTTATACGGCGTTTGCTTACGCCGATGACTTTAGCTATGCTACCATTAGCTTTCTCGACACGCAGAACCTAAAGGTCAACTTTTATAGGTCGTCGACTGGTGAATTGTTGGACTCTTCTACCTTGCACAAGGCGCATGATAAGCAATTTGTTGTGCAGTAG